The following proteins come from a genomic window of Buchnera aphidicola (Protaphis terricola):
- the gyrB gene encoding DNA topoisomerase (ATP-hydrolyzing) subunit B, with product MKDNYNSSNIQILRGLDAVRKRPGMYIGDTDDGSGLHHMVFEIVDNSIDEALAGFCKEIIVTIHKDNSVSIEDDGRGIPTDMHHEEKISAAEVIMTILHSGGKFNNDSYKISGGLHGVGISVVNALSEKLKLIIYKNQKQYQQIYQNGIPKSPLLVIGKTNKTGTYIRFWPSYKTFTNKTTFQYEILSKRLRELSFLNSSISIYLKDNRNNIEDHYHYKGGIKTFIKFLNKNKLTINSKIFYFKSFKKDIELEVAIQWNESHQENIYCFTNNIPQKDGGTHLAGFRSGVTRTLNLHIEREGYNKKHKTIITGEDTREGITAIISIKLTDPKFSSQTKDKLVSSEVKSVIESLINEYLIEYLLENPSDSKAIIQKIINTAQTREAAKRAREINKRKNMLDLGGLPGKLSDCQENDPKISEIYLVEGDSAGGSAKQGRNRKNQAILPLKGKILNVQKSKFNKMILSQELAALITALGCGIGEHEYNLEKLRYNYIIIMTDADIDGAHIRTLLLTFFYRQLPELIEKGYIYIAQPPLYKIKIGKKEKYIKNDEEMKKYQIKYALKNLIIKNKKQNKIEQNIKIFKEIIYEFNKIQINTKKSNSYFPEIILNELIYQPHLNNLKDKEKVLIWIEQLINKLNKKDKNNTFYQSKINEKENIFEPSIIASRYEYRYQYDFTNQFINSKEYFSIILLGEKFKKFKKYKNFIEKEDKIYIINDIKNTIEWLINESKRNFFIQRYKGLGEMNPDQLWHTTMNPETRNMLQVTIHDAISANNLFNTLMGDAVEPRRKFIEKNALNASNIDI from the coding sequence ATGAAAGATAATTATAACTCTTCAAATATTCAAATTCTTAGAGGGTTAGATGCAGTTCGAAAAAGACCAGGAATGTATATTGGTGATACTGATGATGGTAGTGGTCTACATCATATGGTTTTTGAAATTGTTGATAATTCTATTGATGAAGCATTAGCAGGTTTTTGTAAAGAAATTATAGTTACTATTCACAAAGATAACTCTGTATCAATAGAAGATGATGGACGAGGAATTCCAACTGATATGCATCACGAAGAAAAAATATCAGCTGCAGAAGTGATTATGACTATATTACATTCAGGTGGAAAATTTAATAATGATTCTTATAAAATTTCTGGTGGATTACATGGTGTTGGTATTTCAGTAGTTAACGCTTTATCAGAAAAACTTAAATTAATTATTTATAAAAATCAAAAACAATATCAACAAATATATCAAAATGGAATACCAAAATCACCTTTATTAGTAATTGGAAAAACTAATAAAACAGGAACATATATTAGATTCTGGCCCAGTTATAAAACTTTTACAAATAAAACAACATTTCAATATGAAATTTTATCAAAACGTTTACGCGAATTATCTTTTCTTAATTCTAGTATTTCTATTTATTTAAAAGATAATAGAAATAATATTGAAGATCATTACCATTATAAAGGTGGAATTAAAACTTTCATCAAATTTCTAAATAAAAATAAATTAACAATTAATTCAAAAATATTTTATTTTAAATCTTTTAAAAAAGATATTGAATTAGAAGTAGCTATTCAATGGAATGAATCACATCAAGAAAATATATATTGTTTTACAAATAATATACCTCAAAAAGATGGAGGTACACATTTAGCGGGGTTTAGATCAGGAGTAACACGTACATTAAATTTACATATTGAACGTGAAGGATATAATAAAAAACATAAAACTATTATCACTGGAGAAGATACAAGAGAAGGTATAACTGCAATTATATCAATTAAATTAACTGATCCTAAATTTTCTTCACAAACAAAAGATAAATTAGTGTCATCTGAAGTAAAATCAGTAATAGAATCCTTAATTAATGAATATTTAATTGAATATCTTTTAGAAAACCCTAGTGATTCAAAAGCTATAATTCAAAAAATTATAAACACGGCACAAACAAGAGAAGCAGCAAAACGTGCTAGAGAAATAAATAAAAGAAAAAATATGCTGGATTTAGGAGGATTACCTGGGAAATTATCTGATTGCCAAGAAAATGATCCAAAAATATCAGAAATTTATTTAGTTGAAGGAGATTCTGCAGGAGGTTCTGCAAAACAAGGTAGAAATAGAAAAAATCAAGCAATTTTACCGCTTAAAGGAAAGATATTAAATGTACAAAAATCAAAATTTAATAAAATGATATTATCTCAAGAATTAGCAGCGCTTATAACAGCGTTAGGATGTGGTATTGGAGAACACGAATATAATTTAGAAAAATTAAGATATAATTATATTATAATCATGACAGATGCAGATATTGATGGAGCACATATTAGAACATTATTATTAACATTTTTTTATCGTCAATTACCTGAACTAATTGAAAAAGGATATATTTATATTGCTCAACCTCCATTATATAAAATTAAAATAGGAAAAAAAGAAAAATATATTAAAAATGATGAAGAAATGAAAAAATACCAAATTAAGTATGCTTTAAAAAATTTAATTATAAAAAATAAAAAACAAAATAAAATTGAACAAAATATAAAAATATTTAAAGAAATTATCTATGAATTTAATAAAATTCAAATAAACACAAAAAAAAGTAATAGTTATTTTCCTGAAATAATATTGAATGAATTAATTTATCAACCACATTTAAATAATTTAAAAGATAAAGAAAAAGTTTTAATATGGATAGAACAACTAATAAATAAATTAAATAAAAAAGATAAAAATAATACATTTTATCAATCGAAAATTAATGAAAAAGAAAATATTTTTGAACCAAGCATTATTGCATCTAGATATGAATATCGTTATCAATATGATTTTACAAATCAATTTATAAATAGCAAAGAATATTTTTCAATTATTTTATTAGGAGAAAAATTTAAAAAATTTAAAAAGTATAAAAATTTTATAGAAAAAGAAGATAAAATTTATATAATTAATGATATAAAAAATACTATAGAATGGTTAATCAATGAATCTAAAAGAAATTTTT
- the dnaN gene encoding DNA polymerase III subunit beta, whose product MQFTIQNNILIKNLKKISRLLVKNSSHPILENILIEMKDNILSLTATNLEIEIISKIYISTKYTPGKITISGKKILNICQNLSETSIIQIKLKKNKIYIFSENSSYILLTITADNFPNHQNFNYHSDFYISSDIFKNMILKTEFAMGKQDIRYYLNGMLFEKKNNHLKSVATDGYRLAISYVLLKEKINFFSIIVPNKGVMEILRLLNIKNELLHILIGNTHLRIYIDNLIFTTQLIDGEYPNYNNVLLKKLNKPIIINNHLFKKSLLRTSILSYEKFSGIEININNGILKTVSYNQDEETAKDQFNIEYFGDTIEISINVYYILDVLKVIQSENILLFFNETQSSIQIQSENNFSDIYVIMLLKH is encoded by the coding sequence ATGCAATTTACTATTCAAAATAATATTTTAATTAAAAATTTAAAAAAAATTAGTCGGCTACTAGTAAAAAATAGCTCACATCCTATTTTAGAAAATATCCTCATAGAAATGAAAGATAATATATTATCTTTAACTGCAACAAATTTAGAAATAGAAATAATTTCAAAAATCTATATTTCAACTAAATATACACCAGGAAAAATAACAATTTCAGGAAAAAAGATATTAAATATTTGTCAAAATTTATCAGAAACTTCAATTATCCAAATAAAATTAAAAAAAAATAAAATATATATTTTTTCTGAAAACAGTAGTTATATATTGTTAACTATAACAGCCGATAATTTCCCTAATCATCAAAATTTTAATTATCATTCTGATTTTTATATATCATCAGATATTTTTAAAAATATGATATTAAAAACTGAATTTGCTATGGGTAAACAAGATATTCGATATTACCTTAATGGTATGTTGTTTGAAAAAAAAAATAACCATCTTAAAAGTGTAGCAACAGATGGATACAGATTAGCAATATCATATGTTTTATTAAAAGAAAAAATAAATTTTTTTTCAATTATTGTTCCAAATAAAGGAGTTATGGAAATATTACGATTATTAAATATAAAAAATGAATTATTACATATTTTAATTGGTAATACTCATTTAAGAATATATATAGATAATTTAATATTCACTACACAATTAATTGACGGAGAATATCCAAACTATAATAATGTTTTATTAAAAAAATTAAATAAACCTATTATTATTAATAACCATTTATTCAAAAAATCATTATTACGTACTTCTATCTTATCATATGAAAAATTTTCTGGTATTGAAATAAATATTAATAACGGAATACTTAAAACAGTATCTTACAATCAAGATGAAGAAACTGCAAAAGATCAATTTAATATTGAATACTTTGGCGATACAATTGAAATATCAATTAATGTTTATTATATACTAGATGTATTAAAGGTAATACAAAGTGAAAATATTTTATTATTTTTTAATGAAACTCAATCTTCAATACAAATTCAATCAGAAAATAACTTTTCAGATATTTATGTAATAATGTTATTAAAACATTAA
- the dnaA gene encoding chromosomal replication initiator protein DnaA, translating into MSLCIWKKCLSRLQEKLPSTEFSMWIRPLKTKLNNNILEIYAPNRFVLEWVKDKYLITFKKAIKDFYDPNKLLITFKVYQTSKEKKFKKNILNNIKKINIKEKKNSPSQPYYQFNINKKNKFENFIEGKSNQLARAAALQVANNPGNSYNPLFLYGGTGLGKTHLLHAIGNQILAHKYNMRIIYMNSERFVQDMVRALQNNAIDKFKLYYRSVDALLIDDIQFLAHKERSQEEFFHTFNTLLEENQQIILTSDRYPKAINGVKDRLKSRFGWGLTVSIDPPELETRVAILIKKADEKNIFLPDEIAFFIAKHLCSNVRELEGALNRIIVNSNFSHKTITIEFVRESLRDILTLQEKLVTIDNIQKKVSEYYKIKVSDLLSRRRSRSIARPRQIAMAISKELTKHSLPEIGDAFNGRDHTTVLHACRKIEHLRKENHDIKEDFSNLIRTLSG; encoded by the coding sequence GTGTCACTTTGTATTTGGAAAAAATGCCTTAGTCGATTACAAGAAAAACTACCATCTACAGAATTTAGTATGTGGATACGCCCTTTAAAAACTAAATTAAATAATAATATTTTAGAAATATATGCTCCAAATCGATTCGTTTTAGAATGGGTAAAAGATAAATATTTAATTACTTTTAAAAAAGCAATAAAAGATTTTTATGATCCTAATAAATTATTAATAACATTTAAAGTATATCAAACTTCGAAAGAAAAAAAATTTAAAAAAAATATTTTAAATAATATTAAAAAAATTAATATAAAAGAAAAAAAAAATAGTCCATCGCAACCATATTATCAATTTAATATTAATAAAAAAAATAAATTTGAAAACTTTATAGAAGGTAAATCTAATCAATTAGCACGAGCAGCAGCTTTACAAGTGGCTAATAATCCTGGAAATTCTTATAATCCATTATTTTTATATGGAGGTACAGGATTAGGTAAAACACATTTACTTCATGCTATTGGAAATCAAATATTAGCACATAAATATAATATGAGAATTATTTATATGAATTCTGAACGTTTTGTTCAAGATATGGTAAGAGCACTGCAAAACAATGCTATTGATAAATTTAAACTATATTATCGTTCAGTAGATGCATTACTTATTGATGATATTCAATTTCTTGCACATAAAGAACGTTCTCAAGAAGAATTTTTTCATACATTTAATACTCTTTTAGAAGAAAATCAACAAATTATTTTAACTTCAGATCGATACCCAAAAGCAATTAATGGTGTTAAAGACAGATTAAAATCTAGATTTGGATGGGGTTTAACTGTTTCTATAGATCCCCCAGAATTAGAAACAAGAGTAGCTATATTAATTAAAAAAGCTGATGAAAAAAATATTTTTTTACCTGATGAAATTGCTTTTTTTATTGCAAAACATTTATGTTCTAATGTACGTGAATTAGAAGGAGCTTTAAATAGAATAATTGTTAATTCTAATTTTAGCCATAAAACTATTACTATTGAATTTGTTCGAGAATCACTTAGAGATATTTTAACTTTACAAGAAAAACTTGTTACTATTGATAATATCCAAAAAAAAGTTTCAGAATATTATAAAATTAAGGTATCAGATTTATTATCTAGAAGACGATCTCGATCAATAGCTAGACCTAGACAGATAGCTATGGCTATATCAAAAGAACTAACAAAACATAGTTTACCAGAAATTGGAGATGCATTTAATGGAAGAGATCATACTACAGTATTGCATGCTTGTCGTAAAATTGAACATTTACGTAAAGAAAATCATGATATTAAAGAAGATTTTTCAAATTTAATAAGAACCCTATCAGGGTAA
- the rpmH gene encoding 50S ribosomal protein L34, which translates to MKRTFQPSVLKRNRSHGFRIRMSTKSGRYILSRRRSKLRSRLSVSSK; encoded by the coding sequence ATGAAAAGAACTTTTCAACCATCAGTATTAAAGCGTAATCGTTCACATGGATTTAGAATCCGAATGTCAACTAAAAGTGGTCGTTATATTTTATCACGAAGACGTTCTAAATTAAGATCACGTTTAAGTGTTTCTAGTAAATAA
- the rnpA gene encoding ribonuclease P protein component, whose product MILNYFFKKKSKLLKSINFKYVFEKNYMQSNFELVILGRSNYLGYPRLGISIPKKNVKYAYKRNIIKRLIRETFRLLQYKLTSKDFIVIAKKNIISLNNKNIINILETLWLKYHH is encoded by the coding sequence ATGATATTAAATTATTTTTTTAAAAAAAAATCTAAATTATTAAAATCAATAAATTTTAAATATGTTTTTGAGAAAAATTATATGCAAAGTAATTTTGAATTAGTTATTTTAGGACGTTCTAATTATTTAGGATATCCTAGATTAGGTATTAGTATACCTAAAAAAAATGTTAAATATGCATATAAACGAAATATAATTAAAAGATTAATTCGAGAAACTTTTCGTCTATTGCAATATAAATTAACTTCTAAGGATTTTATAGTAATAGCTAAAAAAAATATTATTTCTTTAAATAATAAAAATATAATTAATATATTGGAGACTCTATGGTTAAAATATCATCATTAA
- the yidD gene encoding membrane protein insertion efficiency factor YidD — protein sequence MVKISSLIIYFLTHIILIYQYFISPFMQSHCRFYPTCSTYMICSLHKFGIIKGIILTIFRLFKCHPFYKTGYDPISFRTKDKSEY from the coding sequence ATGGTTAAAATATCATCATTAATTATATATTTTTTAACTCATATTATTTTAATTTATCAGTATTTTATTAGTCCTTTTATGCAATCTCATTGTCGTTTTTATCCGACTTGTTCAACATATATGATTTGTTCTTTGCATAAATTTGGAATAATTAAAGGTATAATTTTAACAATATTTCGTTTGTTTAAATGTCATCCATTTTATAAAACTGGATATGACCCAATATCTTTTAGAACAAAAGATAAAAGTGAATATTAA
- the yidC gene encoding membrane protein insertase YidC produces MELQRNFFIFAFLFISFLLWQEWKKQPFLNNYDNKNNSLNLDINTKKKNDQNQIIIKNDVIRLVVNMYGGDIEEASLLNYKEKLNSSKPMKLLETTPNFIYQAQSGLIGKDGLDNIENYSRPLYYSKNNFFELKNNQYELRVPIVFLKNKNVIYTKTFIIKRGKYDLEIEYNINNISNNNLELRMFGQLRQTIQLPENRNIYSKNFALQTFRGAAYSTNDIKYQKYKFDDISKNQQLNIFTKSGWIAMLQQYFSVAWIPDFNANLNSIYTSYLNNNIAIIGYQSPIINIPSNSQYTIKSKLWIGPAIQKEMALVAPNLDLTVDYGWLWFLSQPLFKLLSILYNIVGNWGFSIVLITFIMKAITYPLTKAQYVSMVKMRKLQPKINEIKKNFGDNKQRMSQEMIRLYRIEKINPLGGCLPVLIQMPIFLSLYYMLISSVELRHAPFLFWIKDLSSQDPYYILPIIMGITMFFVQSLSSNNISDPLQQKIIRFIPILFTLFFLWFPSGLVLYYIISNLVTIIQQKIILFHFKK; encoded by the coding sequence ATGGAATTACAACGTAATTTTTTTATTTTTGCTTTTTTATTTATTTCTTTTTTGCTTTGGCAAGAATGGAAAAAACAACCATTTTTAAATAATTATGATAATAAAAATAATAGTTTAAATCTTGATATTAATACTAAAAAAAAGAATGATCAAAATCAAATCATTATTAAAAATGATGTGATTCGTTTAGTTGTAAATATGTATGGAGGAGATATAGAAGAAGCAAGTTTATTAAATTATAAAGAAAAATTAAATTCTTCTAAACCAATGAAATTGTTAGAAACAACACCAAATTTTATTTACCAAGCACAAAGTGGTTTAATTGGAAAAGATGGTTTAGATAATATAGAAAATTATAGTAGACCATTATATTATTCAAAAAATAATTTTTTTGAATTGAAAAATAATCAATATGAACTTCGTGTTCCAATTGTTTTTCTTAAAAATAAAAATGTCATTTATACTAAAACATTTATTATTAAACGAGGAAAATATGATTTAGAGATAGAATATAATATAAATAATATTAGTAATAATAATTTAGAATTACGTATGTTTGGTCAATTAAGACAAACAATTCAACTACCTGAAAATCGTAATATTTATAGTAAAAATTTTGCTCTTCAAACATTTCGTGGAGCTGCATATTCAACTAATGATATAAAATATCAAAAATATAAATTTGACGATATTTCTAAAAATCAACAATTAAATATTTTTACAAAAAGTGGTTGGATTGCGATGTTACAACAATATTTTTCTGTAGCTTGGATACCTGATTTTAATGCTAATTTAAATAGTATTTATACTTCTTATTTAAATAATAATATTGCTATTATTGGTTATCAATCTCCTATTATTAATATCCCATCTAATTCTCAATATACTATTAAATCAAAATTATGGATAGGACCTGCAATACAAAAAGAAATGGCTTTAGTAGCTCCAAATTTGGATTTAACAGTAGATTATGGTTGGCTTTGGTTTTTATCTCAACCTTTATTTAAATTATTGAGTATTTTATATAATATTGTAGGTAATTGGGGTTTTTCTATTGTTTTAATCACATTTATTATGAAAGCAATAACATATCCTTTAACAAAAGCGCAATATGTTTCTATGGTAAAAATGCGTAAATTACAACCTAAGATAAACGAAATAAAGAAAAATTTTGGAGATAATAAACAACGTATGAGTCAAGAAATGATACGTTTATATAGAATAGAAAAAATCAATCCACTAGGTGGGTGTTTACCAGTTTTGATACAAATGCCTATTTTTTTATCACTTTATTATATGCTAATTAGTTCTGTTGAATTACGTCATGCACCATTTTTATTTTGGATTAAAGATTTATCTAGTCAAGATCCTTATTATATTTTACCTATTATCATGGGTATTACAATGTTTTTTGTACAAAGTTTATCGTCTAATAATATTTCTGATCCATTACAGCAAAAAATAATACGTTTTATACCTATTTTATTTACATTGTTTTTTTTATGGTTTCCATCAGGATTGGTATTATATTATATTATTAGTAATTTAGTAACGATTATACAACAAAAAATTATTTTATTTCATTTTAAAAAATAG
- the mnmE gene encoding tRNA uridine-5-carboxymethylaminomethyl(34) synthesis GTPase MnmE translates to MIKRKTIVAQVTHPGKSSVGILRVSGVNAKKIAILILNKIPKPRVATYSKFFNKNNEILDQGIALWFPSPFSFTGEDVLELQGHGSPVIIDLLITTILSVKNIRLARPGEFCERAFLNGKIDLIQAEAIDDLINSENESMIKASLNSLQGNFSYYIKNLLKTLIEFRVYIESSIDFSEEEIDFNYNDIIFIKFKKLNNYFLKIKNLIKNESVIRESKKIIIIGPPNAGKSSLLNILSSRNKAIVTNIPGTTRDLLHEYININGILCEFIDTAGFHNTTNTIEKIGIDLAWKEIKKCDHILFVIDKTIDLKHQKKISDNFLKKISSYNKNNIEITFILNKNDLSPDNFKIKKIGKFFFISISALTGEGIDILKKHLINIEKNKNKEGTFIARRRHLYQIDLSYHEFLKAQKNWIKNKNIELLAESLNIMNKIIGEITGSFSSNDLLNRIFSTFCIGK, encoded by the coding sequence ATGATAAAAAGAAAAACTATTGTTGCTCAAGTAACACATCCAGGTAAAAGTTCTGTTGGGATATTACGAGTTTCTGGAGTTAATGCAAAAAAAATTGCTATTTTAATTTTAAATAAAATACCTAAACCTAGAGTTGCTACTTATTCTAAGTTTTTTAACAAAAATAATGAAATTTTAGATCAAGGTATAGCTTTATGGTTCCCTTCTCCATTTTCATTTACAGGTGAAGATGTATTGGAGTTACAGGGTCATGGAAGCCCAGTAATAATAGATTTATTAATTACAACGATTTTATCTGTAAAAAATATAAGATTAGCTAGACCCGGAGAATTTTGTGAACGTGCATTTTTAAATGGAAAAATTGATTTAATTCAGGCAGAAGCAATAGATGATTTAATTAATTCTGAAAATGAATCTATGATTAAAGCTTCATTAAATTCTTTACAAGGAAACTTCTCATATTATATAAAAAATTTACTTAAAACACTTATTGAATTTCGAGTTTATATTGAATCTAGTATAGATTTTTCAGAAGAAGAAATTGATTTTAATTATAATGATATTATTTTTATTAAATTTAAAAAATTAAATAATTATTTTTTAAAAATAAAAAATTTAATTAAAAATGAAAGTGTGATAAGAGAATCAAAAAAAATTATAATTATTGGACCTCCGAATGCTGGAAAATCTAGTTTATTAAATATATTATCTTCAAGAAATAAAGCTATAGTTACGAATATCCCAGGAACAACTCGAGATCTTCTTCATGAATATATTAATATTAATGGGATTTTATGTGAGTTTATTGATACAGCTGGTTTTCATAATACAACAAATACTATTGAAAAAATTGGTATTGATCTAGCTTGGAAGGAAATAAAAAAATGTGATCATATTTTATTTGTTATTGATAAAACAATTGATTTAAAACATCAAAAAAAAATATCTGATAATTTTTTAAAAAAAATTTCTTCTTACAATAAAAATAATATTGAAATTACTTTTATTTTAAATAAAAATGATTTATCACCAGATAATTTTAAGATTAAAAAAATAGGAAAATTTTTTTTTATTAGTATTTCTGCCCTTACTGGGGAGGGAATAGATATACTAAAAAAACATCTTATTAATATAGAAAAAAATAAAAATAAAGAAGGTACTTTTATTGCTAGAAGGCGTCATCTATATCAAATTGATTTATCGTATCATGAATTTCTAAAAGCTCAAAAAAATTGGATAAAAAATAAAAATATTGAATTATTAGCAGAATCATTAAATATAATGAATAAAATTATTGGAGAAATTACTGGATCTTTTTCTTCTAATGATTTATTAAATCGTATTTTTTCTACCTTTTGTATAGGTAAATAG
- a CDS encoding co-chaperone GroES: MKIRPLHDRVLVKRQEAESKSAGGIVLTGSAAGKSNRGTVKAVGNGRVLDSGEIKPLDVKVGDIVIFNEGYGAKTEKINNEELLILTESDILAIVE, translated from the coding sequence ATGAAAATTCGTCCATTGCATGATCGTGTACTTGTAAAACGTCAAGAAGCAGAGTCAAAATCTGCTGGAGGTATTGTTCTTACAGGTTCTGCTGCAGGTAAATCAAATAGAGGTACTGTTAAAGCAGTTGGTAATGGTCGTGTTTTAGATAGTGGGGAAATTAAACCATTAGATGTAAAAGTTGGAGATATTGTTATTTTTAATGAGGGTTATGGTGCAAAAACAGAAAAAATTAATAATGAAGAATTACTAATTTTAACTGAAAGTGACATTTTAGCAATTGTTGAATAG